The Mercurialis annua linkage group LG7, ddMerAnnu1.2, whole genome shotgun sequence genome includes the window GACTAAAGGCTTGAACTGCATCACTTTTGTATTTTAAAGGATAAATCCAAGTAAAACGACTGAAATCGTCAATGAAATGTATGTAAAATCGATAACCAGAAGATGAAAGTAATGGTGCAGGCCCCCAAAGATCggtatgaattaaatccaaaacaGATTTTGCATTTGATTGAGAATTCTTAAAAGGCAAAGCATGCGATTTTCCAAGTTGGCAAGCATcacaaaaatttatttcattaataTCTGAATTgatattacatatttttaaaacttgagATAATACTTTTGCAGATGGATGGCCTAATTTCTTATGCCATTCATCCTCTTTGGAGGAATTAAAGGAACTAACAGACTctgaatttgataaatttgCTGAAAGTGAAATGACTCTAGACTTTGATTTTGTGATGTTAGGCTTAATTGGATTGGAGACAGCTTCAAACTTGTACAAACCATCTTCAAGCTTCCCTTGTAGTATCACCAGTCCCGTTAGCTTGTCCTTCACAAAACAACCAAAAGAGTTAAACTCAACATTTACCTTATTATCAGTCACCAATTGAGATATACTTAACAAATTCTTTGTGATACAAGGAACAAATAGCATATTTTTAAGCAATAAATTCTTCTGTCGAGTAGGAAACCTCGAATTACCCACATAACTAATATCAAGTTTACTTCCATTTCCTACGACAAGAAAGTTCTTACCAGAATAGCCTTGTTTCTGTTGTAAGCAGTCCAAATTATTGGTAACATGATGGCTGGCTCCTGAATCTGCATACCAGGAGGGATCGTCAATGGTTTCAGGTGAAGCTATAAAAGCATTTGGTGCCTGATTTCTGTTTTGGTTGGTCTGATCTGATGTGTTGCCGGTGAAATTTTGATCAAACCTATTCCAACAAACTGCAGCGGTGTGGCCTACTTTGTTGCAAAGTTGGCATATAGGTCTGTTGCCACTATTCTGTCCTCCCCTTCCTCGAAATCTTCCTCTACTGCCTCTGTAGTTATGTGTGGGTCGATTCTGCCCTCTTCCATAATTTGAATTGGTGAACTTGGGTTCGGATTTGTTTATTGCAATATGAGCTGCAGCTTGGCTCAGATTAATACCTCCTGTTTGATAGCTATTGAGCTGTTCTAATCTGCTCTCAAATGTCATCAAGGTAGTTTGCAATTCAATCCATGAGATTGACTCCTTGTCGCTGAGTTGAACCACTATTGGAGTGTATTCTGCATCAAGACCACTTAAAATTTGAGTAATTAGATCAGGTAAAGATATTGGGCTACCTGCTAATGTCAGATTGTCGGAGAACGACTTCATTGTGGTCAAGTATTCCTCCATCTTCATTCCTCCTTTCCTTGTTCTCTGAATTTCACCTCTATAGTAGATGACTCTTGATTTTGTGTGAGCACCTGAAAGCTCTTTTGCTGCATCCCATAACTCCTTAGAAGTTGATTTCTTCATAACTTGTGAAGCTATATCTGGATTCATGGTGCTATACAACCATCCCAATAGCAATTGATCATGTGAAACCCATTCTTCAAATTCTGAACTGGGTATTTTAACTGTACTACCTGGTGTAGTTCTTGGCATGAATTCGGGAGGACATGGTTTGGTACCAAGAATATAGCCATCCAATTTGTGGCCTTTAATGACCGGCATGATCATTGTCTCCCATAGGAGATAATTGGTTCGATCAAGTTTGATCGCATTGTATTGAGTGAGGGAAATTTTGTTTTGCAGGTTGGATGAGGGGAATGATTCTCCAGAACTTGGAGTATGTGGAGGAGTGGCCATGattggctttttttttttttttttggcgtTGGCCGAGAGCTGGCTCCGATACCAAAATAGAAAACAAGAATATTTGGAATAATGGCTCAATTCTTCTCTACTGATATTTCATTCATATTTATAGCAGTGTTACAACAACCAGCGATAAAATTAAGGGATTACAAACTGATGTAATGCTATAAAACAGGACTATCTAAACTGAAAATAAGTTGACTACTTCCACTAGAACTCAATCATGTAGTTGCATAAATGTAGGCTAAAATATCTGAACTGAAGTTGCACAGATATTATCAAGCTGTTTTAACTGCAATTATCCTTTGTTCATTCATTTTTAGTGGCAACTGGATTgacaaactgaaccaaattaaaaatcaatcgGATGGTTCGAACAAAATTCAATTTGGAAATGAAAAACATAGATATGCTTGTATTGAAGCAATGTTGTGATGTTGGGTGCAGGATGTAATGAAAAATCCACATATAGCAGCAGATGGATTTTCTTATGAGTTGGAAGCTATAGAAGAATGGTTGAAGATGGGGCGTGACACCTCACCCATGACTAACTTAAGGCTTAATCATACATTCCTCATCCCTAACCACACTCTTCGTTCTCTAATCCAAGAGTGGCATAACAAAAATTCCATTCTCACTTCATGAAATTATGATGTCCTTTCACTTTGTACATTACaaaagaaggtatttttctaattttggtGCCTCGGAACGTTGCATATATCTCGACAAAATTTCATTTACAACTCTCTTGCCTTGTTTCTTTCGAATTTCTAGCAATGTcatgtttttttgttatgttcCTGGCGTCTAGATCAGCATTTTTAAATGAAGGATGTGTAAAATTGATGATAATAACTTTTCCGTAACATCCATTAAAATGTCGAGGATTTTctggttacaaaataaaactaaaggACTTTTATGTCAAATGGGTGAAATGTTAGGGATTGTAGGTGAAACTTACCCCTTTCTTTTAAAGAATGTTTTTTGACTATTGACAGAATCTGAATACAACtatgataattatttataatacaaaataaaatgtcaTTAATTAAGTGATATATGAAGTTTCTTAAAATCTATAGATTACAATAGCTATACTTTCTGTGAGCTACATTATCTTCAATCTTCATAGTCCCAATCTAAGCAAATATTTCCGTCTCGACCCGACCCGACCCAACCGGAACTGACCTAAGAAGAACTTCACAAACTACTCAAGAGCATATGCTGGGGTTGTGATCTGCTAAAGGTAATGCAATTGAACATTCTTCTGAACAATTATGTATACAAGCATCTAGAACAACAGAAAAACCGGCAAACTTTTTCGGGAAGGGAATAATCAGCATGTAAAGACGGATCAGTAGCCAAATCTTCAGGATGTGACCATATATACACCCCGCGTTCTTGTCGGGTACCGGGAACTGTGTTATCGAGCACAAATGCTACCAGGAATGTCACCACCATGTTCAAGGACATGAGTGCATTTATCGCAAAATCAAACTGACCGATGCAGGAAGAAGaataacgaaataaatctagGTAGTTTGATCATAATAtgcaatttgaataaaaaaaagcaGCAGTTTCCGGGGACATTACCTGGTCGCTGCTGGTGTGGACTGGTCCATTTGATGCTGCTGCATAGGGAACGAAATAGCTTGGTAATATTAAGCTGGATTCAGGTTGATACTGCTGGAAATAGGCGGGAATCGACAAACCAAGGAACAAAGAAACGCCTACTATCGCGATATTTCTAAAGCTCGCAGTTTGACTGTACTGCAAAGTGGAGAGACCTAATGCTGCAATAAGGCCCCACATGAAGCAAAGTACGGCAGCAGCTAATGCTAGTGGTATTGAAGCAAGAATTGCACCCACTTTTCCTATTAAACCCAAGAAAATATGTCAGAATTAATTACTCTAATAAACTATATTTAACTTTATTTCTATCAGTTAAGTCCTTGATGACATCGACATTTCAACGAGGAACCGTTAAACAGCTTAAACTTCAAAGGGAAGTAAGTAATTCACTTTGAAAAAGACAGTGATGAACTAGTATTCATGACCTAACTTCAGGGGAATTATAGTAATTATTCCTAAAAACAATCTTGGGGTTAATTTTAGAACTAGTTCAAGGCATACCTACAAATGAGAACAGGATCAAGAAAACTGCTCCAATAACAACAGCTCTCTGACTAGCCACTTTGGTTGAATTGATGGTATGGACGTTTTCCGTCAAAGTGGTTGAACCGGTGCCTGAACCCCAAAGTCCAGCCAATATGCTGCAGAAGCCCTCTAATGCAATTCCTCTGCTGACAATTCCAGGGGTCGGAGGCTTTGAGTTAATTAGCAAGGATGTTGAGTGATACGTTCCAACCTGTGCCATGGTATTAGTATTAATATCAGCGACATTCCATTATCTCATTTTGAAGAAAACTGTAACATCCTTAAAATCAAACAATCAGCTTGGCGTCTCTATTATCGCTTCCTTGAAAACTTGAGCCACAAGCCTTGCTTTATCCATTTATCTGTTTTGTTAATTTGTAGGTGCTCAAAAAGTCTTTTTTCGTACGTAACGGAAAGTATATCCTGTCAGAATGGCTTCCAAATTTAATGCATTTGTTTTGCCAACCGCTTTATCATCTGCTGCCGACTTTCATTCTAGttttctattcaaaatgaaGTAATGTAAATTTTGTGGTATACAGTTTAGACTTTAGTGTAAAGTTGGTGGTTAAGAAATTTTTCAAGAactagaaaagaaaataattatttttgaatgtCATGTTAAGTTCATTTGTATTTGGAGCTACTAACCGAATCCACTGACGCAACCAGTGATACTATAATCATGATCAAGGATGTCCTTAGATGGAAGACCGGAATGCCCCATTGTAAAGGGTACGGAATTCTGACCCAGGCAGCAGTTCTCCATGCATTAGAAACATCAGTCCGGCAACGCTGCATGGTATATGCATGCTTTCTACAAGAGTCGAGCAAAATATTTGAACTCGGTACGTCAGGGCTGCATCCTTTGTAATTATACGCTCCACCGGCTGTCAGAAAAAATGCATACGTCCATATAAATATAACACTCAGAGGGACCTGCGCTGACAAAAGATATTTCAATCCTATTAATGATGACAGCATTTGCCGATACAAGGGCAAAAATTAGAAAAGGTAGTTAACTTACTGCATAAACTCTGAAAATGCGGTGTCCAAAGATAGATATTCCACGGAGATACTAATAAGGAGAAAAATGAAcattagaaattaaattttttaacctttttcaTGAGATAGTTAAATGAACTACGGTGGCTGAAGGCTAAAGGTTAGCATAATAGTCTTGTTCACTGAAAATAAGAATATTGAATGTGTCGATTTACccattaattttcaaatttaaaagattatacATTTGGATAGATAGTTGTATTCAAGGATCATATTTACCAGAGAAAATATAAGAACCAATAGTATCAGAGGTATGCTAATTTCCACACAACTACCAGCTTGCGGAAAACCATAGCTGAAAAATGCTAGACCTACTGCAGCAACAGTTGGTGCAACCACAACTGGATTAATCAATCTGCAAGACATTTTTTACATCAGGAAATTATCATCAGACAGATTTTTGAACTTTCAgtcttttgaaaataaattataccgTTTTGTAAAAGGAAACAACGAAAACATTGACCGATCAAGACACTAATACAGAAtgttaattttctttctttcataACGAAATTTCTACAAAAATCTAGAGAACAAAGGGTCATTACGGTCCCTGCACTTGTGCATCATAATCAATTAACTTATACTTagccattttaatcaattaaggacaaactcatatttttaggtcaattagGGACAATACTCTATATTTTTAAGTTAACTAACCCCCCAAATTGGGTCATCGCGGTCCTTGAACTCGTACCGTCCCTTAATATAAGTGTAAGTTAATTGACCATGATGCGATAACCCTTAGCTCAAAATCTAGATTTTAAAGTAAGGAGAAGTGGATAGGTAAAGAAGAATTATGACTTAGCATTTAATCATTCATTAAATGCAGACGTTGAGAATTAGCTTAGCTAAAAATCTCATGCAAGTAGCATCAAGATGACAGAGTAGACAAAAGTAGCTTGTATGAATTCAATAACAGGAGAATCATTCTAATCTCAAGACAAGTGCAACATTTTTATCAGCAAGGTTTTGCTTACCTTATAAGAAGAGACATTAAACCAGTAAAACCCAATATGCTTTGAAATATTGAACCAACAATTATAGCTCCCTGGAGCTCTCTCATTATGTGTCTGAATTTCTGCAGTTAAAGTGAATGAAAAGCTAAAGAAGTTCGCAAtagcaaaaacaaaataaagcgCTCAAACAATTGCATCGCTGCTCTAATGCTTGAAATATGGAGATGCAGAAGTAGAAGAAGCTGTTTCCATATTAAGCTTTCAGTAAATAAGCAAGTCTATATCATATTTTgtcaaaagtttaattttataacgCTTAATATTTTAGTTTGGCAACTTTGGAGAAGAAAAGTTCTATACAAGGACATTCTAATAATTTGGTGACTGAAATACACTTGCGGCAATCAACCATTAACAATCATTAGTTAAAGTCAACATACATCACTTTAAAGATTTCTTTTCTCACATTAAACTTACATGTTCCGAGAGATTCCGATATTCCCGTGCATTCATGATAACTAATGCTGGTGCCAAAAACACAAATGAACTACCTTGAACTAGCGGAAGTCTCGTACCAAAATAAGAATGTAATATTGTTGTTATGCCGGAGATCAGCAGCATCGTTGAAATCACCGTAGAAGTGTCTATCTGTCATCATTTATATAAAGCAAGTAAAAAAGCTTTGTTAACACCTTTCATTAATTGTATCAAGCACAAAGATACCCGTGAGAATTAGTTCTTACATCTGTTCCTCCCATGGCCGGTACAATGATCAAGGGGATGAAAATCAGCGAGCCAGCCAATGATAAATAGTGTTGCAGACCATAGTAAATAAGTGGTACTGCAATCAAAAGACAAAACAACCAAGGATCAGAGGAAAAAATTCTTTTCATCAAATGAATGAGAATCCACGAGAAATCATtcaaaaacgtttgaattgcaAAAGTTCATTTGTAGCATTTCAGCTCAAACTGATCTATTATGGAACTGGAAACTTTCAAAAACATAGAAGCATGACCTTGGAAACTAAATGGACATGTTCTCGATCATTTAATGGAAGAACCATAAGCTATGTTACACGGAAACAGAAACAACGAAACAGAAAACACTGAAATGATAAATGGCGAAACCACatttttacaagaataagtaatgaaaataaaattttgaagtttcAGAAGTATTtttcagaaacaaaaacaaacacataaaTGTAAGACTCGACAAGTTTGCGTGCAACATAAACCATAAGCAAGCAAAACAATTTGCAATTGAACTAGACTATGCAAAATTGCCATAAATTAGAGAACAAAAATGAAAATGCATATGGAATCAACAAGATCCAACACACAAATCCTCGGAAGTCTTTCTTATTCATCTATTGCATGAGTGTTATTAGTTCATGTCTAACACGATCTTGACAGAATCATCGCAATAACGACACTAAGTTCTAGTGTGCCGTAACATAAAGGTATTCACTAGCTAGCTCTTTCAAGTAGACTTCATAACTCATCATACATTGTCTATACTATTACTATTTTTTCCATCTTCAAGTGTTAAAATTGAATCAAGATACAAACAAACAATGACAAGATACAAAGTAAAGACACTAACCAAAACCAGGATTATCCCTCAAACCAATTCTCATTCCACTCTGTCTATGCCACCCTCCATCATCAGTTTCATCTCCACCAGGATACATCTCAATTCCAATCTCATTTCCACCATTTTCTTCCTCTTTCTTTGCCTCTAAACCAGGACCAACTACTgggttttggttttggttttggttttcaTTTCCATTCTTGATTCCATTCCCACTCCCATTACCAACTCTAACTCCATTTCCATCTACCTCCACTTTCCTTTCATCTCCTTTAACTCTCAAAACAGACTGATCCTCAACTCTCCTTAACCCATTACCTGGTCTACCCCCAGCACCCGGCTCCGGTTCGATCTCTAACCCTCTAGAAGGCCTAGTCCGACCCAAAACCGGGTCAATCTCAATCTTAGGAGAAGACCCACCATTGTTATGATGTTCACCACTACTATCAAACTTCCCACTGTTAGTTTTAGCAGTTTCACTTGAAAAAGTAGAGACAAAACCAGTTCTTTTAGCCCAAGATCTCAACTCCCTTGGATTAAGATGATCTGTTCTGGGCACAAACGGCTCAATCTTTGGCAACATAGAGCTTAGCTTCGATTTTATCCTATTATTTCTACTACTATTATTATCTCCCTGTTTTTGCTGCTTCTCCTTCTTATTTGCAGAATTTGAGCTGGACCCAGTTTCCATTTCAGCTCCTTCTATAATTGGTAATACTTTTCCAAGAAAAAAACTCCTAAAAACAGAGTGAAAGATCAGAACTTTATTATGTTcttgaagaaaaaagaattagTGAGTAGAAGCAAAGAAAAGCAAGAATTGGTGGGAGAGGGGCATCATTGTGTAAATTAAGAGATTATAAGAGAAGGGTATGATTTAATTTGTGTAAATTTTGATGTTTAATTTGGTAATAATGGtgataattaaattgaagaTTTGAGCAGACTGAGCTTCAAGTGTAAATTGAAACTCTTTTACTTCAGTTGTTGCTTTCAGACAGAGGGATAGAATGACGGTTTTGCCCCTAATTGGCCGTTGAGAATACAGGTAGATTAGTGGACAGTGGGGAGCCAATGACCTCTAGCTCAGTTGGCTAAGAGTGAGGCATCAAGTCCAAGGGGGCGTGGGTTCGAATCCCCTCATGGATAAAGAAGATGAAGATATTGAAGATATTTGGAGGAAGGTTCGAAGCGTCAGAAGCAAGCGGCTGCGGCATCGTCCGCCATGTTTGGCGAGCTCGGGATAGCGATGTATTCAACGTAAACGATGTGGATGGCGTGGATGgcgtttaaatttgtaaatagtAGTGTATATCTATAGTTTGTTTGTAATACTGTAGTtctatctctgttaaaaaaaaaaaaaaaaaaaaaaagtggacaGTGGGGAAGATTGTGTATCCTTTTTGTATATattgagaaacaaaaaaaacagaaaatttatttcaaaaagtaTATTTGAGTCCTtatactattaaattttttgaattaagtCCCTCCACtgtaatttataacttttagaTTTGTGGACATTGGTTCTCCCTATTACAAAAATTGTTAATGATATCGAATCAGACTGAAAAAAGTCAATTGAGGGATTGattttcaacaaaaataaaaatgaacagacccattaaaaattaaagttaaaaacgATTAAATTATCACAACAGCACAAGCGGTTCGTGGAATACAGTTATAGAAACTCAATCTTAACATAAAAATTAGAGGggtccaatttttaaaaatataatagcaTAGGgatctaaatatatatttttgctaAGTCCATtggaataattgtattttatggGAATTTTTGTTTCTCACTTTTTATGCATCTTTATAGCTTTAATAAAAAGGCTCCCTTTTAGTTGAAGTTGTTGTTGTTAATTAGTAATGGCTACTGACTAATCATAATCTCATTGATTCCTTGCATTTGAAGTATCTTCTTGCTCACACTATCACCTTAAAAAGTT containing:
- the LOC126655350 gene encoding nucleobase-ascorbate transporter 11, which codes for METGSSSNSANKKEKQQKQGDNNSSRNNRIKSKLSSMLPKIEPFVPRTDHLNPRELRSWAKRTGFVSTFSSETAKTNSGKFDSSGEHHNNGGSSPKIEIDPVLGRTRPSRGLEIEPEPGAGGRPGNGLRRVEDQSVLRVKGDERKVEVDGNGVRVGNGSGNGIKNGNENQNQNQNPVVGPGLEAKKEEENGGNEIGIEMYPGGDETDDGGWHRQSGMRIGLRDNPGFVPLIYYGLQHYLSLAGSLIFIPLIIVPAMGGTDIDTSTVISTMLLISGITTILHSYFGTRLPLVQGSSFVFLAPALVIMNAREYRNLSEHKFRHIMRELQGAIIVGSIFQSILGFTGLMSLLIRLINPVVVAPTVAAVGLAFFSYGFPQAGSCVEISIPLILLVLIFSLYLRGISIFGHRIFRVYAVPLSVIFIWTYAFFLTAGGAYNYKGCSPDVPSSNILLDSCRKHAYTMQRCRTDVSNAWRTAAWVRIPYPLQWGIPVFHLRTSLIMIIVSLVASVDSVGTYHSTSLLINSKPPTPGIVSRGIALEGFCSILAGLWGSGTGSTTLTENVHTINSTKVASQRAVVIGAVFLILFSFVGKVGAILASIPLALAAAVLCFMWGLIAALGLSTLQYSQTASFRNIAIVGVSLFLGLSIPAYFQQYQPESSLILPSYFVPYAAASNGPVHTSSDQFDFAINALMSLNMVVTFLVAFVLDNTVPGTRQERGVYIWSHPEDLATDPSLHADYSLPEKVCRFFCCSRCLYT